The genomic window TGGTATTTTTATCTTCTGCCAAAAAATCAATCCAATTAGATTGTAATACCCAGTTTTTTATCACAGTTAAATTATCAGCGGATCTTTGCATCATAGCTTTGTTTCCACCAATAGATTTAATCCATCTTAGTGAATCTAAAGCATCTTCTGCAGCTAACATTGATGGTGTGTTAATTGTAGCTCCAGAAAAGATAGATTCGTTGATTTTACCCTTTTTGGTAATCCGAAAAATTTTGGGTAAGGGGCGATCTGGCTTAAAACTTTCTAACCTTTCAATTGCTTTTGGTGACAAAATAAGCATACCATGTGCTGCTTCACTACCCATTACTTTTTGCCAAGAAAATGTTGTAGCATCTAATTTAGACCATGGTAAATCATAAGCAAAAATTGCTGATGTCGCATCACAAATAGTAATTGCTGATCTGTTGTCTGCTATAAAGTCACAATTTTCTACTCTAACACCACTTGTGGTTCCATTATAAGCAAATACTATATCACGGTCTGGCTTAGCTTCATTTAAATCTGGCAACAAGCCATAATCTGCATGATAAATTTTTAAATCTGCTAATTTTAATTCATTATCAGCATCTATTGCCCAATCAGCTGAAAAACTCTCCCAAGAAAACACATCAACTCCTCTGTTACCAAGCATATTCCACATGGCAAGCTCAACGCTTCCTGTGTCTGAAGCAGGTAAAATACCAATCAAATAATCTTCTGGCACCTTAAGCAATTCTCTTGTTAAAGTAATAATTTCATTTAATTTAGCTTTTTGTGCCTTAGCACGATGAGAGCGACCAGGATTAAATTCGCTTAGGACATTAAGATTCCAACCAGGTCTTTTGGCACATGGTCCAGATGAAAAACATGGATTATTTGGTTTTTGGCTTGGCTTAGTCATAAATATACTTATAAAATATCTAAAGTTTAAGATCTAAATAATATGGAAAAAACCTAAATTGTAAACTACTCATTCTTAATTAAGGGCTAAATTCTACTCTAATAAGATAAATATCCAGAATCTATAAATTTCACTACTTATGTAAGCTAAATCAATGTGATCTTTAAAAGCAAATAAAAGCTGGAACTTGTATTTTTCTAATTTATATTAAATTTTATAAAAATTTAAAAGGATAAAAATGTTACCAGCTTGGAATCTAACTGACTTATATAAAGATAAAACTGACCCACAAATAGAATTAGACCTTAAGAATTTGAGCGTAAAGGCGCAGCAATTTTCTCATGAATATAGCGAGAAAATTAGTCAGTTAGGCGGTATTAAATTAGCAAATATCATCAACCAATATGAAAATATTTATGAAGAGGTTGGTAAATTAGCTACTTTTTCATATTTATATTTTGTAACCGAGATGACAAATCAGGAAAAATCTGGCTTTTATCAAAATATTTCTGAAAAAATTAATAATATTTCAACTGATTTGCTCTTTTTGCCCCTAGAGATTGGCTCTTTAAGCGATCAAGAATTAGACAAATTTTATGAAGGAAGTGATGCTTTACTATCATTCAAGCCCTTTATTCGGGATATTAGATTAAGCAAAAAATATCAAAAAAAACAAGAAATAGAAAAAATATTGCATGAAAAAAACCAAACTGCAAATTCTGCCTGGAGTCGTTTATTTGATGAAACCATCGCTAGTTTAGAGTTTGAATATGGCACTAAGAACCTTTCCGCTGCGGAGATATTTACTTTGCTATCTGACAATGATGCAAATACTAGAAAAAAAGCTGCTAAAGCAATTGGTAAAACTTTAGAAAAAAATATAAAGTTGCTTTCTTACATTACCAATACTCTTGCAAAGGACAAAGCTATTGAAGATGATATAAGGTTATATGATCATCCCGTAAAAGCCAGAAATGTAAGCAACTTAATTGAAGATGAAGTAGTTGAAGCTTTAGTTAAGACAGTTAAAGAAAATTATCAAAATTTTTCACATCGTTACTATAAATTAAAAGCAAAAATATTTGGCCAAAAATCTCTAGATTATTGGGATAGAAATGCACCTTTACCTGATTATCAAGAAGGAGAAATATCTTATGAAAAGGCCCAGAAAATTGTTTTAGATGCATATCATGAATTTTCACCCAAAATGGCAGAAATAGCACAATTATTTTTTACAAATAATTGGATAGATGTACCGCCCAGAAAAGGTAAGGATTCGGGAGCTTTTGCCCATCCAGCAACACCATCTACACATCCTTATATAATGTTAAATTACCAAGGAAAACTGCGCGATGTGATGACTTTAGCGCATGAATTAGGCCATGGTGTACATCAATATTTAGCAGCTAAACAAGGTTACTTGATGTCTGATACACCTTTAACATTAGCTGAAACTGCTTCTATTTTTGGTGAGCAATTAACTTTTGAATCACTACTTAGAAATTGTAAAACCAAACAAGAAAAAATTAGCCTTTTAGTTAGCAAAATTGAAGATTCAATCAATACTATTGTAAGACAGATAGCTTTTTATTCTTTTGAATTTGCTGTGCATAAAGAAAGAAAAAATGGTGAATTAACTACGCATCAACTAAATGAAATATGGTTAAATGTACAAAAGGAAAGTCTTGGGCCTGCGATCAAGTTACATGATGAATATAAATATTCTTGGTCTTACATACCACATTTTATTCATTCTCCATTTTATGTCTATGCTTATTCATTTGGTAAT from Alphaproteobacteria bacterium includes these protein-coding regions:
- a CDS encoding phosphoserine transaminase — protein: MTKPSQKPNNPCFSSGPCAKRPGWNLNVLSEFNPGRSHRAKAQKAKLNEIITLTRELLKVPEDYLIGILPASDTGSVELAMWNMLGNRGVDVFSWESFSADWAIDADNELKLADLKIYHADYGLLPDLNEAKPDRDIVFAYNGTTSGVRVENCDFIADNRSAITICDATSAIFAYDLPWSKLDATTFSWQKVMGSEAAHGMLILSPKAIERLESFKPDRPLPKIFRITKKGKINESIFSGATINTPSMLAAEDALDSLRWIKSIGGNKAMMQRSADNLTVIKNWVLQSNWIDFLAEDKNTISSTSICLKITDENYLKLASNEQQDFVKAIVKMLEVENVAYDIASYRDAPAGLRIWGGGTVEASDIEILTKWLDFAFLETSKNYL
- a CDS encoding M3 family oligoendopeptidase, which gives rise to MLPAWNLTDLYKDKTDPQIELDLKNLSVKAQQFSHEYSEKISQLGGIKLANIINQYENIYEEVGKLATFSYLYFVTEMTNQEKSGFYQNISEKINNISTDLLFLPLEIGSLSDQELDKFYEGSDALLSFKPFIRDIRLSKKYQKKQEIEKILHEKNQTANSAWSRLFDETIASLEFEYGTKNLSAAEIFTLLSDNDANTRKKAAKAIGKTLEKNIKLLSYITNTLAKDKAIEDDIRLYDHPVKARNVSNLIEDEVVEALVKTVKENYQNFSHRYYKLKAKIFGQKSLDYWDRNAPLPDYQEGEISYEKAQKIVLDAYHEFSPKMAEIAQLFFTNNWIDVPPRKGKDSGAFAHPATPSTHPYIMLNYQGKLRDVMTLAHELGHGVHQYLAAKQGYLMSDTPLTLAETASIFGEQLTFESLLRNCKTKQEKISLLVSKIEDSINTIVRQIAFYSFEFAVHKERKNGELTTHQLNEIWLNVQKESLGPAIKLHDEYKYSWSYIPHFIHSPFYVYAYSFGNLLVNSLYGAYKNGIENFEQKYLDALAAGGTLPHKELLSPFNLDASKQNFWQQGLDLPLSYIDELEDLVS